The Sediminispirochaeta smaragdinae DSM 11293 genome has a segment encoding these proteins:
- a CDS encoding MBL fold metallo-hydrolase, translating into MSLTLTWLGHASFLVFGSKTVYIDPWKIEGEPHDADVILISHSHYDHFSIDDIKALRRDNTEIVASADVVEELGYGMAVKPGDSVTVSGSIAITAVPAYNLEKEFHPREKQWLGFILSMEGKKVYYAGDTDLIEEMGGLDGIDLALLPVGGTFTMDAEEAAKAAKAIAPSMVVPYHWGDIVGTRKDAQRFLKSISCKGTLLKNEESITL; encoded by the coding sequence ATGTCGCTTACACTTACATGGCTTGGGCATGCAAGTTTTCTGGTCTTTGGCTCGAAAACCGTTTATATCGATCCGTGGAAGATTGAAGGAGAACCCCACGACGCCGACGTAATCCTCATAAGTCATTCCCATTACGATCATTTTTCAATCGACGACATCAAGGCCCTGCGAAGGGATAATACCGAGATCGTTGCGTCTGCCGATGTTGTCGAGGAACTTGGGTATGGAATGGCCGTCAAGCCGGGAGATTCGGTCACGGTTTCCGGTTCCATAGCTATTACGGCCGTTCCTGCCTACAATCTCGAAAAAGAGTTTCATCCGCGTGAGAAGCAGTGGCTTGGTTTTATTCTTTCCATGGAAGGCAAAAAGGTCTATTACGCGGGTGATACCGACCTCATAGAGGAGATGGGAGGACTCGACGGTATCGATTTGGCCCTTTTGCCGGTAGGTGGTACCTTTACCATGGATGCGGAGGAGGCCGCCAAGGCCGCGAAAGCGATAGCACCCTCCATGGTAGTCCCTTATCATTGGGGAGACATTGTCGGTACGCGAAAAGATGCCCAGCGTTTTCTTAAGTCGATTTCCTGTAAGGGTACACTGTTAAAAAACGAGGAGAGTATTACGCTTTAA
- a CDS encoding RbsD/FucU family protein, producing the protein MLKGIPKIIPPDLLKILMEMGHGDDLVIGDGNFPHASCAKRLVRCDGHNVPEVLDAILRLFPLDTFVEKPAGLLEVVAGDSTKPKRWDEFRTIVKRHHTDFTDFEYIERFAFYERAKSAYAVVSTGDQALYACIILKKGVLPGE; encoded by the coding sequence ATGCTGAAGGGTATTCCCAAGATCATCCCCCCTGATCTTTTGAAAATTTTGATGGAGATGGGACATGGGGATGATCTTGTCATCGGAGACGGGAACTTTCCCCATGCCTCATGCGCAAAGCGGCTTGTACGCTGCGACGGGCACAATGTGCCCGAGGTGCTTGATGCGATTCTCCGGCTTTTCCCTCTTGATACCTTTGTAGAAAAACCGGCGGGGCTCCTCGAGGTGGTTGCCGGCGATTCGACAAAGCCGAAACGGTGGGATGAGTTTCGGACTATCGTAAAACGCCACCATACAGACTTTACCGATTTTGAGTATATTGAGCGCTTTGCCTTCTACGAACGGGCCAAATCCGCATACGCAGTGGTTTCCACCGGTGATCAGGCGCTGTACGCATGCATCATACTCAAGAAAGGGGTCCTTCCCGGAGAATAA
- the gatA gene encoding Asp-tRNA(Asn)/Glu-tRNA(Gln) amidotransferase subunit GatA, whose amino-acid sequence MSDAALFGWSSTAEYCTYLDENDKKLGAFLSRTGAAEFQSALERSRSEASGQNPLRGMPFAVKDNIAVKGLPLSCGSKMLDTLSSPYSATAVEKLQQAGAVVVGKTNLDEFGMGSSCDNSALGTTNNPWDVARVAGGSSGGSAAVVAAGMVPFALGSDTGGSIRQPAAFCGTYGLKPSYGVVSRFGLVAYASSLETIGIISLDTQLLRIVFDTMRGQDPKDQSSRPFSPKASEKRQGEKPRIGVIADIEGLAPAMESAYRERLDLIRKKGYEIVEIELPMLEYVVPAYYTIASAEASANLARYAGIRYGHRTDWADEHGELTEKSRDEGFGDEVKLRILLGTYVLRSGFKDQYYLRAQKIRTLLRNEILSAFQKVDQILSPVFPTTAFPHGDAGLDQFQQKLADKFTATANLAAIPALAFPAGQSEGLPFGLQLLGPEFSEHKLIDTASAFTELWEPKTAPGFREWR is encoded by the coding sequence ATGAGCGATGCTGCTCTATTCGGATGGAGTTCCACCGCCGAATATTGTACTTATCTAGATGAGAATGATAAAAAGCTAGGTGCCTTTTTATCAAGAACCGGTGCCGCCGAATTTCAATCCGCTTTGGAGCGAAGTCGTTCAGAGGCGAGTGGCCAAAACCCCTTGAGGGGGATGCCCTTTGCGGTGAAAGACAATATTGCCGTTAAGGGTCTCCCTCTCAGTTGCGGCTCCAAGATGCTTGACACCCTAAGCAGTCCCTATTCGGCCACTGCCGTAGAAAAGCTGCAACAAGCGGGAGCCGTGGTTGTGGGAAAAACGAACCTGGATGAATTCGGTATGGGTTCCTCCTGTGACAATTCGGCCCTGGGGACGACAAATAACCCTTGGGATGTCGCAAGGGTTGCAGGCGGATCGAGCGGCGGGTCGGCTGCGGTCGTAGCCGCAGGGATGGTGCCCTTCGCCCTCGGCAGCGATACCGGAGGCTCAATCAGGCAGCCTGCCGCTTTTTGCGGGACCTATGGACTCAAACCCTCCTACGGGGTCGTCAGCCGATTCGGTCTTGTTGCCTACGCATCGAGTCTCGAGACCATTGGGATCATCTCCCTGGATACACAGCTGCTGCGTATTGTTTTCGATACCATGCGGGGTCAGGACCCGAAGGACCAGTCGAGCCGCCCCTTTTCCCCGAAGGCCTCGGAGAAGAGGCAGGGTGAAAAGCCGCGAATTGGTGTCATTGCCGATATAGAGGGGCTTGCGCCTGCCATGGAGAGCGCCTATCGGGAACGCCTGGACTTGATTCGCAAGAAGGGGTATGAAATCGTCGAAATCGAACTCCCCATGCTCGAATATGTGGTACCGGCCTACTACACCATTGCCTCGGCGGAGGCAAGTGCCAACCTCGCACGATATGCCGGAATCCGCTACGGCCACAGAACGGACTGGGCCGACGAACATGGCGAATTGACGGAAAAGAGTCGTGACGAGGGTTTCGGCGATGAGGTAAAGCTGAGGATACTCCTGGGCACCTATGTGCTGCGCTCGGGGTTCAAGGACCAATACTACCTCCGGGCCCAAAAGATCAGAACCCTGCTTCGCAACGAGATCCTTTCGGCCTTTCAAAAGGTCGACCAGATTCTCTCGCCGGTATTTCCTACAACAGCCTTCCCGCACGGCGATGCCGGTTTGGATCAGTTTCAACAGAAATTGGCGGACAAGTTTACCGCAACGGCAAACCTTGCAGCCATCCCCGCCCTCGCCTTTCCGGCCGGGCAGTCCGAGGGCCTGCCCTTCGGACTCCAGCTCCTTGGCCCGGAGTTCAGCGAACACAAACTTATCGATACCGCATCAGCATTTACCGAACTGTGGGAGCCGAAAACGGCGCCCGGCTTCAGGGAGTGGAGGTAA
- the aspS gene encoding aspartate--tRNA(Asn) ligase translates to MRVLCKDIAGSNGQEVEVKGWIHRIRDLGGVCFIMLRDRSGMVQLVFESAPDVTLESVVSVEGTVQENKKAPDGYEIQVSTMKVLSRAAADLPIQVNGDPDKLGIEAILDNRVISLRNPKIRSIFHLQSNILAYFAEYLRSQDFTEIKSSKLIGSGSEGGTGLFEVEYFDRKVYLAQSPQLYKQTMVASGMERVFEIGAAYRAEKHDTPRHLNEYVSLDVEMGFIESDQDLMDLETGILKHIFGRIAEYDGSILEQWGASVPSQEALDHIPRISHDEAKAILSERLGKRVFELNPEGERELCEWALEKHGVELVFVNAFPRKKRPFYTYPDGMKTMSFDLLFRGLEITSGSRRINEYDMLVENIKRFGLDPAGLAGYLEVFKYGAPPHGGFAIGLERFTQKVLGLSSIKEASLFPRDRKRVAP, encoded by the coding sequence ATGAGAGTTTTATGCAAAGATATAGCGGGCAGTAATGGACAGGAAGTTGAGGTAAAGGGCTGGATTCACCGTATTCGCGACCTCGGCGGGGTCTGTTTCATCATGCTCAGGGACCGAAGCGGTATGGTTCAATTGGTTTTTGAATCAGCTCCCGACGTAACCCTGGAATCTGTAGTGTCCGTCGAAGGAACGGTGCAGGAAAACAAGAAAGCTCCCGACGGCTATGAAATACAGGTCTCGACCATGAAGGTCCTCTCCCGTGCGGCAGCCGATCTTCCGATCCAGGTAAACGGCGACCCCGACAAGCTGGGCATCGAGGCGATCCTCGACAACCGGGTCATCAGCCTTCGGAACCCCAAGATCCGCTCAATCTTTCACCTTCAGTCCAATATCCTCGCCTATTTCGCCGAATATCTTCGCAGTCAGGATTTTACCGAAATTAAAAGTTCCAAGCTGATCGGCAGTGGTTCAGAGGGAGGAACAGGGCTTTTCGAGGTTGAGTACTTCGACCGCAAGGTATATCTTGCCCAGAGTCCACAGCTCTACAAGCAGACCATGGTCGCCTCCGGTATGGAACGGGTCTTTGAAATCGGCGCAGCCTACCGGGCCGAAAAACACGACACGCCGCGACACCTAAACGAGTACGTCAGCCTCGATGTGGAAATGGGATTCATCGAGAGTGATCAGGACCTTATGGATCTGGAAACGGGGATCCTCAAGCATATCTTCGGCCGTATTGCCGAATACGACGGATCGATTCTGGAACAGTGGGGTGCCAGCGTACCAAGTCAGGAGGCCCTGGACCATATCCCCAGGATCAGCCACGACGAGGCAAAGGCAATCCTCTCCGAACGACTCGGCAAGCGGGTTTTCGAACTCAATCCCGAAGGTGAACGGGAATTGTGCGAATGGGCCCTTGAAAAACATGGCGTCGAGCTGGTTTTCGTAAACGCCTTTCCCAGAAAAAAACGCCCCTTCTACACCTACCCCGACGGCATGAAAACCATGAGCTTCGACCTTCTTTTCCGGGGACTCGAGATAACGTCGGGGAGCCGAAGGATCAACGAATACGATATGCTGGTGGAAAACATCAAACGTTTCGGTCTTGATCCGGCAGGTCTTGCAGGCTACCTCGAGGTGTTCAAGTACGGTGCGCCCCCCCACGGAGGATTTGCCATCGGCCTTGAGCGTTTCACCCAGAAGGTCCTTGGGCTCTCCAGCATCAAAGAGGCATCGCTCTTTCCCCGGGACAGGAAACGGGTTGCCCCCTGA
- a CDS encoding YkvA family protein, translated as MKASAKLKQRALRLKKEIGAIAYLVQEPGLSLLPKLLMFLTLAYALSPIDLVPDFIPVLGYVDDLFILPALIALTIKTIPNDVMKAARERAEREPPQLKKRWFFAVLFIVIWLSLAGLVFRFLFKA; from the coding sequence ATGAAAGCTTCGGCGAAGCTGAAACAACGAGCCCTTCGGCTAAAAAAAGAGATAGGCGCCATTGCCTATCTCGTACAAGAACCGGGGCTCTCACTTTTGCCGAAGCTGCTGATGTTTCTTACCCTTGCCTACGCCCTTAGCCCCATTGACTTGGTTCCCGATTTCATCCCCGTCCTTGGTTATGTGGATGATCTTTTCATCCTTCCGGCCCTCATAGCACTTACCATCAAAACCATTCCAAACGATGTCATGAAAGCTGCAAGGGAACGGGCGGAAAGAGAGCCGCCTCAGCTTAAAAAGAGATGGTTTTTCGCCGTCCTTTTTATCGTGATATGGCTCTCTCTTGCCGGACTGGTATTCAGGTTTCTATTTAAAGCGTAA
- a CDS encoding L-fucose/L-arabinose isomerase family protein — translation MKIMEKKLTFGIIPATRNIFNAELALADRRALLEILDRTGYGYVIPDEGQTTSGCIETYRDAKLCAELFDGHRGDIDGVIVILPNFGDELGVVNTLTMADLKVPVLVQAANDENDKVGILQRRDSFCGKISVCNNLYQYGIDFTDTTHHTCDLRSDEFLADLHRFAAVCRTVRGLRKARIGAIGARPAGFQTVRFSEKLLQASGITVVPIDLSEILASARFLKTSDPAVKSMREAIGAYGKIPKSISEEHILLQTRFSVAVNRFMEENELDASAIQCWDSLEYNYGCASCLTMSMMGEKQKPSACEMDVAGAVSMYTLLLASGNPPGFLDWNNNFDYDADTCVCTHCSNYPKSFMGSELEISNLDILGNTIGPDRCFGAIKGKVAPGDFTFFRISTDDRRGVIKSYLGEGAFTDDPYGMDGGIAVCKVKNLNNLLRHITRNGFEHHIAMSRGLVADIIEEATGRYLGWELYRHE, via the coding sequence ATGAAAATAATGGAAAAGAAGCTTACATTCGGAATCATTCCCGCTACACGGAATATCTTCAATGCCGAGCTTGCCCTGGCCGACCGCAGGGCGCTTCTAGAGATCCTTGATAGGACCGGCTACGGCTATGTGATTCCCGATGAGGGGCAGACCACCAGCGGCTGCATCGAGACTTACAGGGATGCAAAACTCTGCGCCGAACTCTTCGACGGACATCGGGGTGATATCGACGGAGTCATCGTCATACTACCCAATTTTGGTGATGAGTTAGGGGTTGTGAATACCCTGACCATGGCAGATCTTAAGGTTCCTGTGCTGGTTCAGGCCGCAAATGATGAAAACGATAAAGTCGGTATCCTTCAGCGCAGAGATTCCTTTTGCGGGAAGATATCGGTATGCAATAATCTCTACCAGTACGGTATCGATTTTACCGACACGACCCACCATACCTGTGATCTCCGAAGCGATGAATTCCTTGCCGACCTTCACCGCTTTGCCGCCGTTTGTCGTACGGTTCGTGGCCTGCGAAAAGCCCGTATCGGGGCCATCGGAGCACGACCTGCCGGGTTCCAAACGGTCCGTTTTTCGGAGAAGCTGCTGCAGGCATCCGGTATAACGGTGGTGCCGATAGATCTCTCCGAGATCCTTGCTTCAGCCCGTTTCCTTAAAACTTCCGATCCTGCGGTGAAATCGATGCGGGAGGCCATAGGGGCCTATGGTAAGATTCCAAAGAGTATTTCCGAGGAGCATATCCTGCTTCAGACCCGTTTCTCTGTTGCCGTGAATCGCTTCATGGAGGAAAACGAATTGGATGCCAGTGCCATACAGTGCTGGGACTCCCTGGAGTACAATTACGGCTGTGCCTCCTGCCTGACCATGAGTATGATGGGAGAGAAGCAAAAGCCCTCTGCCTGTGAGATGGATGTTGCCGGTGCTGTCTCTATGTATACCCTTTTGCTTGCATCCGGGAATCCTCCGGGATTCCTCGACTGGAATAACAATTTCGATTACGACGCCGATACCTGTGTCTGTACCCACTGTTCAAACTATCCGAAGAGTTTCATGGGAAGCGAGCTGGAGATCTCCAACCTCGACATTCTCGGTAATACCATTGGACCCGACCGCTGTTTTGGTGCAATCAAGGGAAAGGTTGCCCCAGGAGATTTTACCTTCTTTCGAATTTCCACCGATGATCGCAGAGGTGTGATAAAATCCTATCTGGGTGAGGGAGCCTTTACCGACGATCCCTACGGCATGGACGGGGGCATTGCAGTCTGTAAGGTCAAAAATTTGAACAACCTGCTTCGCCACATCACACGGAATGGCTTTGAGCATCATATTGCCATGAGCCGGGGGCTTGTCGCCGATATCATTGAGGAAGCGACGGGGCGTTATCTCGGCTGGGAGCTGTATCGTCACGAATAG
- the asnA gene encoding aspartate--ammonia ligase: MASSKKAHRNLLFKPVVVGEKRELRYNIPIMIDGYKQQLGLMATERGIKLIKDTFEQELSRGLDLQRVSAPKFLEVGDGLQDDLAGTQEPVSFRVKHRPANIEIVHSLAKWKRMALSRYGFAPDTGLYTDMDAIRKDEDVSEIHSIYVDQWDWEKRITPEYRNLDYLKETVRSIYLAMKKTEQIVHEAFPIIEPRMPHQITFIHSAELEKRWPEHTPKEREELAAKEYGAFFLIGIGAKLASGKPHDLRAADYDDWITENSDGYQGLNGDIIVFDHTRGRAMELSSMGIRVSPESLKAQLREMGQEERLSWSFHRGVIDGSMPLSIGGGIGQSRLCMLLLHKMHIGEVQASIWPDSMIEEYAKIGVSFL, encoded by the coding sequence TTGGCCAGTTCAAAAAAAGCGCATAGGAACTTGCTGTTTAAGCCTGTCGTAGTTGGCGAGAAGCGAGAGCTTCGCTACAATATCCCTATTATGATCGACGGATATAAACAACAGTTGGGATTAATGGCCACCGAACGCGGTATTAAGCTGATCAAGGATACCTTTGAGCAGGAGCTGTCCAGAGGACTCGATCTGCAGAGGGTCAGCGCCCCCAAATTCCTCGAGGTGGGAGACGGTCTTCAAGACGATCTTGCAGGAACCCAGGAACCGGTCAGTTTTCGCGTCAAACACCGCCCGGCTAACATCGAAATCGTACATAGCCTTGCAAAATGGAAAAGAATGGCCCTTTCCAGGTACGGCTTTGCTCCGGATACGGGCCTGTACACCGATATGGATGCGATACGAAAGGATGAGGATGTCAGCGAAATCCACAGTATCTACGTCGACCAGTGGGACTGGGAAAAACGCATCACCCCCGAATATCGAAATCTTGACTACCTCAAGGAAACGGTACGTTCGATCTATCTTGCAATGAAAAAGACAGAGCAGATTGTCCACGAAGCATTTCCCATTATCGAACCTCGAATGCCTCACCAGATTACCTTCATCCACTCCGCCGAATTGGAAAAACGATGGCCGGAACATACCCCAAAAGAACGTGAGGAGCTGGCTGCAAAGGAGTATGGAGCTTTCTTTCTCATCGGTATCGGTGCAAAACTTGCATCGGGTAAGCCCCACGATCTGAGGGCCGCCGACTACGACGACTGGATCACCGAAAACAGCGACGGCTATCAGGGGCTAAACGGCGACATCATTGTCTTTGATCACACCAGGGGACGGGCCATGGAACTCTCATCCATGGGGATTCGTGTCTCCCCGGAATCGCTAAAGGCTCAGCTCAGGGAGATGGGCCAGGAAGAGCGGCTCTCCTGGAGCTTCCACCGGGGTGTTATCGACGGCTCCATGCCCCTCTCCATCGGGGGAGGAATAGGCCAGAGCAGGCTTTGTATGTTACTGCTTCATAAGATGCACATCGGAGAGGTTCAGGCAAGTATCTGGCCGGATTCAATGATCGAAGAATACGCAAAAATCGGGGTCTCCTTTCTATAA
- a CDS encoding bacteriohemerythrin: protein MALISWNESLSVGVDTFDDQHKVLIGHLNALHDAMRNGKSNEIITKVLDGLVKYTVYHFTSEEKAFEQYDYPDADKHKAEHQFFTQKAIDLQKQFQAGKLFISVDVLNFLMDWVQNHILGSDAAYRSFFAGKTVKAEE, encoded by the coding sequence ATGGCACTGATAAGCTGGAATGAAAGTTTAAGTGTGGGAGTAGACACCTTCGATGATCAGCATAAAGTCTTGATTGGTCATTTGAATGCCCTTCATGACGCGATGCGTAACGGAAAGAGCAATGAGATCATCACGAAGGTTCTTGATGGACTCGTAAAATATACTGTCTACCATTTTACCTCCGAAGAGAAGGCCTTTGAGCAATATGATTATCCTGACGCTGATAAGCATAAGGCCGAACATCAATTCTTCACACAAAAGGCAATCGATCTTCAAAAGCAATTTCAGGCAGGCAAGCTTTTTATTTCGGTGGATGTCCTGAATTTCCTCATGGATTGGGTGCAAAACCACATTCTGGGCAGCGATGCCGCCTACCGTAGTTTTTTTGCCGGGAAAACGGTGAAAGCGGAAGAATAA
- the gatB gene encoding Asp-tRNA(Asn)/Glu-tRNA(Gln) amidotransferase subunit GatB produces the protein MYDTFIGLEIHIQLLTKTKVFCGCSNNYGDEPNTNVCPVCLGYPGTLPILNTDALFMAYQVVGALKCKRAEAAIFERKNYFYPDMPKNYQISQFADPVGINGEVIFPFQGEEHRVRIHDVHLEEDAGKMIHAGDMSLLDYNRAGTPLLEIVTEPDLRSGEETEAFLRYFRTLVRTIGVSRGNMEEGNLRCDANISINTHGAGLGTKVELKNINSSRFVRLALEYEKERQIGIVEAGGSVDQETRLWNENKDITVVMRRKEESKDYRYFPEPDLPPYRPGEDFFRRVVESLPELPLDRQKRMEAAFSLTDEQASYLCEEKARADYFETAVAAGTEAQHLYFWMSGDLAALVNKSGTPLEESRLSPEKLATVLRLLDNGEIHGPIAKKMVALLFEEEHDPEGLIAERGWKALDDTSKILPVVKRAVDANPSAAEQLKQGETKVLGFFMGQVMKETGGRADPETAKALITSYVKGEIV, from the coding sequence ATGTACGACACCTTTATCGGACTTGAAATTCATATCCAGTTGCTGACGAAAACAAAGGTATTTTGCGGCTGCTCCAATAACTACGGGGACGAACCAAACACCAACGTCTGTCCCGTCTGTCTTGGTTATCCCGGAACCCTGCCGATCCTTAATACCGATGCACTGTTTATGGCCTACCAGGTGGTCGGTGCCCTCAAATGCAAGCGTGCGGAAGCAGCAATCTTTGAACGGAAAAACTACTTCTATCCCGATATGCCGAAAAATTATCAGATCAGCCAGTTTGCCGATCCGGTCGGCATCAACGGCGAGGTAATCTTCCCCTTCCAGGGAGAAGAACACAGGGTCCGCATCCACGATGTCCACCTTGAGGAGGATGCGGGGAAGATGATCCATGCCGGTGATATGTCCCTTTTGGACTACAACAGGGCGGGAACACCGCTGCTTGAGATCGTCACCGAACCCGATCTTCGTAGCGGAGAGGAAACCGAGGCCTTTCTCCGCTATTTTCGCACACTGGTACGGACCATCGGGGTTTCCCGCGGAAACATGGAAGAGGGAAACCTCAGATGCGACGCAAATATATCGATAAACACCCACGGAGCAGGCCTGGGAACCAAGGTGGAACTCAAAAACATCAACTCCAGCCGCTTCGTTCGCCTCGCCCTCGAATATGAGAAGGAACGGCAAATCGGTATTGTCGAAGCCGGAGGAAGCGTAGACCAGGAGACACGGCTCTGGAACGAAAACAAGGACATTACCGTGGTGATGCGGCGCAAGGAAGAGTCCAAGGACTACCGTTATTTCCCGGAGCCCGATCTGCCTCCCTATCGTCCCGGCGAAGATTTTTTCCGCAGAGTTGTGGAAAGCCTGCCGGAACTTCCCCTTGATCGTCAGAAGCGCATGGAGGCAGCTTTTTCCCTGACAGACGAGCAAGCCTCCTACCTTTGTGAAGAGAAGGCAAGAGCAGACTACTTTGAGACGGCAGTTGCGGCCGGGACCGAGGCCCAGCATCTTTACTTTTGGATGTCCGGCGATCTTGCGGCCCTCGTCAACAAAAGCGGAACCCCCCTTGAGGAAAGCAGGCTTTCACCTGAAAAACTGGCGACCGTGCTCAGGCTTCTTGACAATGGAGAGATACACGGTCCCATCGCCAAAAAGATGGTTGCGCTGCTTTTCGAGGAAGAGCATGATCCGGAAGGGCTGATCGCCGAACGGGGATGGAAGGCCCTCGACGACACATCGAAAATCCTTCCTGTCGTAAAGAGGGCCGTGGACGCGAATCCCTCGGCAGCGGAGCAGCTCAAACAAGGAGAGACAAAGGTCCTCGGCTTTTTCATGGGCCAGGTCATGAAAGAAACCGGCGGAAGGGCGGACCCTGAAACCGCAAAGGCCTTAATTACTTCATATGTGAAGGGAGAAATAGTATGA